The DNA region GTATAAATATATCGATTTGTCCGTCATCCTTATCCACAAAAGCATGTTTGATAGAGTTCAAGAAAAGTTCATGGACGATCAAGGCGATAAGGATCGCATAATCCATGCTCAAATAGATATCTTCGGCGTTGAGACGAACCGATATATTTTTATTATGGGCATACAGATCAATCATGGCTGAGGAGAGGCGTTCGAGATGGGATTTCATATTGATGGTAGCTAAATCGCTATTTTGATAGAGCATTTCATGAACCAGGGCAATGGCGTAGATACGGCTTTGACTTTTAGATAGAGCATCTTTTATTTGATCGTTGGTTTCTCGGCGATTTTGCATCTGTAGCAACGAGGAGATCACCTCTAAATTGTTTTTGACGCGGTGATGAATCTCTTTGATGAGTACCTCTTTATCTTGCAACGAGCTTTTTAATGCTTCATTTTGTTCGGTGATGAGTTTCCGTCTCCCTTTTTGTTCGGTTATATCCCGTCCGAAAGAACAAATAAACTCTTTTGAGGCATCGCAGAAATAGCTTGCCGTTACCGAAACGGGGAACGTACTTCCGTCTTTTCGTATTTGTTGACTTTCAAAACAAATGTACTGTTTTTCTCGTATTTGAAGTAAAAAATCTTGGGTATTTTTAGTGTAGTCGGGATCGATGTCGCTGAGTTTCATCGTGAGCAATTCATCTTTGGTGTAGCCGAGCATCTTACATGCGGCATCGTTGACGTAAAAAAAACGGGTATCGAACGTAAACCAATAGATCGCATCGGCACTCTTGTCGAGAGCAAAATGAAAGCGTTGAAGATTCTCTTTTTCTTCTGCGAGTTTTTTGAGAGCATCTTCGGCAATTCGTGCGTTACGTCTGAGAAGGGTATATAAAAAAATCGCACTCAGGATAAAAAATACCGTTCCGATGAAAAAGGGGAGGCCGAATTCGTTCGTATTCGGGTTGATTAATCGGATCGAAACCCTATCTACGATAGCAACTCCGATAACACCGACAATTGCGAACCCAAATGCTTGAAGCTTTGCTCTATTTTCATTTGAAATTTCTATCCATCGTAACAACAGTGTTCCTTTAAAATCGGATCGATTCTGAGACTGAAATTCCAGCATTCTATCTTACGAATAGTCGAAATTTTCTAAAGCGTAGAAAAGTTATGCGAATTTTATGCGAGTTTTTTATTTTATATTTCTTCGGTTCAAACTAATCAAGGAGTTTAAATGAAAAAGCTGGCTGTTGGTCTAATTTTTGTCACCACGTCCATGTTCGCTGTGGAGTTGGGTCAAAATTTTGCATTTAAAAATGGAGAGCATGCCTTTCAAAAAGTGTGTTTTCACTGTCATTCACTCAAAACGGCCCCACATAGTATTTATACCAAAATGGATGATGCTGAAGGGGTAAAACTACGGGCTGAAGGAATTTTTCAAACTGTTCGACATGGTAGCAATGCTATGCCTGCTTTTAGAAAATCGGAAATTGATGATGCGGTATTGAGAGACTTGGCAACGAAATTGGCCAACGGTACCATCACAGATCCGTCACTGAAATAAGGATCACTCATGGTTCGTAGAGATTTTTTAAAAAACAGTGCACTCGTAGCAGCGACAGCAGCACTCTATTCTCCGCTCTCAGCTGCAAGTTCGGATGATAGTACCGAGAAAAAGATCATTGCGATCGTTTCTGAATCCGCTCATGAGACAGGGTATATAAGTGCATTGGAAAAAGGGGATAAAGCGGATGAAGTGATTATCCTCGGTTCAGATCGTTTGAGCACAATGCACACGTTGGCATCGGCTATCGAAAACAACAAAGGATCATTGTTCTGCGGTTTGTTGGCCCCAAGCGATCATGCATTGTTAAACCAAGTTGCCATGTCAAAGGGTATTGCATTTGTCTCTGAAACGGCGCACACACCGTCCAATACGGGCATTAGTCATACCGAGAATACGTTTGCGATGTTGTCCGTTAAAAAAGCATTTGATCAGTTTGCTTCTCTCAATACTGATAAATACGGTGCCGCACTTTCATCGTACCACACTATCGGCGCACATAACACGGTTGCAACGGCAAAACAAACTGACTTTGTATCCGAACATACGGCGAAAAATGCGTTTGTGTCTTTCGTATTAAAAGCATAAAAGGAGTATTAAATGGCTAAAAAATTAACTGCATTGCCTAAAAATGTTTCTGTTGAAACAATGAATAAAGCGATTAAAGAGTTTGTAAAAATTTTGGGCGAAGAGAACGTTCTCATCGGCGATGAGGAGATGGTTCCTTATAAAAAAATCATGATGGCGGTTCCGATCGAAGAGCACATGCCTTCCTTGGCTCTTCAAGCATCTACAAAAGAACAAGTTATCGCAATTGTTAAAGTGTGTAACAAATACGTCATCCCTATCTGGACATTCTCAACCGGTAAAAACATGGGTTACGGTACAGCAGCACCGGCTCAACGCGGTACGGTAATTCTTGATCTTCATAAAATGAATAAAATCATCGAAGTGAATCCTGACCTTTGTTATGCGGTACTTGAACCGGGGGTTACCTATCAGCAACTCTTTGATTACATCCATGAAAAAGGGTACAAACTCTGGCTCTCTTGCCCAGCACCGAGCGCGATCGCAAGTCCGGTCGGTAATACGATGGACCGTGGTGTAGGATATACCCCATACGGTGAGCATTTCATGATGCAATGCGGTATGGAGATCGTTCTTGCAGACGGGTCATGCTTTAAAACCGGTATGGGGGGAATCAAAAACTCTACCAGTTCAACTGTATTCAAATGGGGATACGGACCGTCATTGGATGGTATCTTTACTCAAAGTAACTACGGTATCTGTGTACAAATGGGTATGTGGCTTATGCCGGAGCCTCCGGCGTTCAAACCTTTCTGTATCACATTGGACACCGTTGAAGATGTTGAAAAAATCGTTGAGGTTCTTCGACCGCTTCGTATCGCAAACATTATTCCGAATGCCTTCACGATCGCCAGTACCCTTTACGAAGCGGCGGGTGTCGTCAACCGTGCCGATTATGTCGATGGAAACCGCTCAATTACTGAGGCTGAAATCGAAAAAATCAAAAAAGATACCGGGATGGGATCATGGAACGTTTATGCGGGTCTCTATGGAACACCAGAGGGGAACGAAATGAACTGGAATATCATCCAGTCGGTTGTCAATGCCAATTTTAAAGGGCATAAATTCTTGACTTCCAAAGAGATGGGTGACGATCCGGTATTTAAATACCGCGCCGATTTGATGAGAGGGTATATGACCCTTCAAGAATTCGGTCTCTACAACTGGAGAGGCGGCGGAGGAAGTATGTGGTTCGCACCGGTTTCTCCGGCTGAGGGGAAACATACTCTAAACCAGTCGGCATTGGCTAAAAAGATTATGAATAAATACGGGTTTGACTATGTTGCCGAGTTTATCGTCGGATGGCGCGATATGCACCATATTATCGACTTGCTTTATAACCGAAACGATCCGGAAGAGATGAAACGTGCACACGATTGTTATGCCGAATTAGTACATGAATTTGCAGCGCAAGGTTACGGTGTCTACCGTACGAGCAGCGGATTTATGGATCTTGTTGCTGAAACGTATGGCCCGGAAATTCGCGGCGTATTCCAAAAAATCAAGCGTGCACTGGATCCAAAAGGTATTTTGGCTCCCGGTAAGTCTGGGATTTATTAATGACTGCCCGATTGAATATGGTTGGAGCTTCGCTCCTCATGAGTTCTTCTTTATTTGCTGCTGATACACTATCAGCAGCAATAAGTGAAGGTAAATTTTCGGGTGGTATGCGAGCGTTGTATTCGTCTTCCGATTTTGCTTCTAACGGTGCATTTGAGGATCGTTATGCCGTTGCTGCAGGTTTTAGACTTTCGTATGAGACAGCTCCGTTGTACGGCATTCAAGCAAAAGCATCATTGTACTCTGTAAGCAGTATGGGATTGAATTCCGATAATCCGAACAAAGTAGATTCGGTTTATTTCGAAAATGCGCAACACGGCGGATCTAACACGCAGAGTGTGTACGGGACATCCGCCGATAGTTATGCGGTTTTAGGTGAAGCGTATCTGAAAGCGGCATTCGGCAAAACATTTGTGCAGGTCGGCCGTATGGAGATTGATGCCCCGTTTGCATCATCACACGATATTTATGTCGTACCGAACACCTTTGAAGCGGCTCAGATTGTGAATGTAAATATTCCCAATACCACATTGGTTCTAGCGCATGCTACGAAAATGAGCGGGCCGGATATGGTTCAAAGCAACAGCTTCGCAGGATCATCATCCGGGATTAAAGCCTCTGATTTTGTCAGTATATCCAAAGGGACAGCATTTAATAAATTATCCGATGGAGATGGCAGATTAGACACTGAGGATGATAATGCGGGTGCAACGGTTGTCGGAGGAATCTATACCGGAGTTCCGGGATTCGTGTTACAAGGATGGTTTACACGGGTATGGGATATCATGGATATGCCGCATCTACAGATCGATTACAGTACCAAAATCGGGGATGTAGGGCTATTTGCGGGTGCATGGTGGGCGTCACAAAAAGCCATCGGAGGGACCAAAGATACGCTGGATCATCCGGTTACTCAGGTTCTTATCGATCACAACCTCAAGAATATCACGGCTTACCACTCAGAGGGTAAATTAGGCGCTTCGTATAAAGGGGCTACGGTTACTTTGGCGTACGCCAATACCAAAGGGATTGATGATAATGCCGCTCGCGGTGGATTTGTTGCCCCGGTCGGCGGAAATCCGTCATGGGTTCGTGCCCGTTATCAGTCACCCCATTTTGGTTACACGGATACATCGTCGTTTACCGGGGGGACAAATTCCTATCTCGTCGGTGTGGAATATGATTTTGCCTCTGTCGGTGTAAACGACTTAAAAGGTGAAGTGAAATATCTCAATTTTAGCCGTGATAATAAATATTCGGCTGATCGAGGATTGTTAGGATATAAACCTAATGCATTCGAAGATACGACGGCTTACGAAGCATCCTTGGATTACAAAACACTTTTTGG from Sulfuricurvum kujiense DSM 16994 includes:
- a CDS encoding c-type cytochrome, translating into MKKLAVGLIFVTTSMFAVELGQNFAFKNGEHAFQKVCFHCHSLKTAPHSIYTKMDDAEGVKLRAEGIFQTVRHGSNAMPAFRKSEIDDAVLRDLATKLANGTITDPSLK
- a CDS encoding FAD-binding oxidoreductase, translated to MAKKLTALPKNVSVETMNKAIKEFVKILGEENVLIGDEEMVPYKKIMMAVPIEEHMPSLALQASTKEQVIAIVKVCNKYVIPIWTFSTGKNMGYGTAAPAQRGTVILDLHKMNKIIEVNPDLCYAVLEPGVTYQQLFDYIHEKGYKLWLSCPAPSAIASPVGNTMDRGVGYTPYGEHFMMQCGMEIVLADGSCFKTGMGGIKNSTSSTVFKWGYGPSLDGIFTQSNYGICVQMGMWLMPEPPAFKPFCITLDTVEDVEKIVEVLRPLRIANIIPNAFTIASTLYEAAGVVNRADYVDGNRSITEAEIEKIKKDTGMGSWNVYAGLYGTPEGNEMNWNIIQSVVNANFKGHKFLTSKEMGDDPVFKYRADLMRGYMTLQEFGLYNWRGGGGSMWFAPVSPAEGKHTLNQSALAKKIMNKYGFDYVAEFIVGWRDMHHIIDLLYNRNDPEEMKRAHDCYAELVHEFAAQGYGVYRTSSGFMDLVAETYGPEIRGVFQKIKRALDPKGILAPGKSGIY
- a CDS encoding sensor histidine kinase, whose product is MLRWIEISNENRAKLQAFGFAIVGVIGVAIVDRVSIRLINPNTNEFGLPFFIGTVFFILSAIFLYTLLRRNARIAEDALKKLAEEKENLQRFHFALDKSADAIYWFTFDTRFFYVNDAACKMLGYTKDELLTMKLSDIDPDYTKNTQDFLLQIREKQYICFESQQIRKDGSTFPVSVTASYFCDASKEFICSFGRDITEQKGRRKLITEQNEALKSSLQDKEVLIKEIHHRVKNNLEVISSLLQMQNRRETNDQIKDALSKSQSRIYAIALVHEMLYQNSDLATINMKSHLERLSSAMIDLYAHNKNISVRLNAEDIYLSMDYAILIALIVHELFLNSIKHAFVDKDDGQIDIFIRNGPNGAIEFGVNDNGIGINPDAIKTSTSLGCELINTITEFQLNGEIITDSTNGFKCTVTFVPKEKENQ
- a CDS encoding OprD family outer membrane porin, producing MRALYSSSDFASNGAFEDRYAVAAGFRLSYETAPLYGIQAKASLYSVSSMGLNSDNPNKVDSVYFENAQHGGSNTQSVYGTSADSYAVLGEAYLKAAFGKTFVQVGRMEIDAPFASSHDIYVVPNTFEAAQIVNVNIPNTTLVLAHATKMSGPDMVQSNSFAGSSSGIKASDFVSISKGTAFNKLSDGDGRLDTEDDNAGATVVGGIYTGVPGFVLQGWFTRVWDIMDMPHLQIDYSTKIGDVGLFAGAWWASQKAIGGTKDTLDHPVTQVLIDHNLKNITAYHSEGKLGASYKGATVTLAYANTKGIDDNAARGGFVAPVGGNPSWVRARYQSPHFGYTDTSSFTGGTNSYLVGVEYDFASVGVNDLKGEVKYLNFSRDNKYSADRGLLGYKPNAFEDTTAYEASLDYKTLFGIKGLDGGVTFLSVDNDDASGQKSTDHNDLRVAVNLAF
- a CDS encoding twin-arginine translocation signal domain-containing protein; translation: MVRRDFLKNSALVAATAALYSPLSAASSDDSTEKKIIAIVSESAHETGYISALEKGDKADEVIILGSDRLSTMHTLASAIENNKGSLFCGLLAPSDHALLNQVAMSKGIAFVSETAHTPSNTGISHTENTFAMLSVKKAFDQFASLNTDKYGAALSSYHTIGAHNTVATAKQTDFVSEHTAKNAFVSFVLKA